TATCTCATAGgggccaatgaacttttggcttaacTTTTTTCTCTTTCCAAATCTCATGACTCCTCTCATGGGTGAAACTTTGAGTATCACCTTGTCTCCAACCGCAAATTCAATGTCACTTTTCCTCAAGTCGGCATAAATCTTTTGTCTATCTTGTGCCGCTCTCATCTTCTCTCGGATTACATGGGCGGCTTCGGTGCTATCATGTCTTGAATCATTTGAGGCCCCAATAGCATGGCTTTGGTGCTATCATCCCAACATATCGGGCTTCGACatttcctcccatataaagctattgttgtaggagaattcaatCAAATGTAGTCTATCTTCCCAAGAACCCCCAAACTCTAGGAtgcaagctctcaacatatcttccATTATTTGGATGGTCCTCTCCATTTGTCCATCCGTTGTCTGGTGGAAGGCCGTATTCATCTTCAATTGAGTTCTTGCCAAAATCTTGAAATGAATTGCGAATATCGGTCCGACACAATATCCTTTGGAAATCCATGAAGCTTGACCACATATTTTCAATAGGCATTTTCCAACTCCACTTTGCTCCAAGTGTCCTCCATTGCAATGAAATGAGCCGATTTAGTCAACCTATCCACAATAACCAAAATCATGTTGTTCCCCTTTTGAGTTCTTGGTAGTCTGACTATGAAATCAATAGATATCGACTCTCATTTCCATTCTGGCACATCTAGAGGTTGTACTTTCCTTATGGTCTCTTGTGTTCCCCTTTCACCCTTTGACAAGTCAAGCACCTTGCCACAAATtccgccacttccctcttcatatttgaccaccaaaaggtcttcttaagatccttgtacaacttatcgCCACCCGGGTGCACCGAATAAGGTGTGTTGTGGGCTTCATTCATTATCTTTTTCTTAAGCTCATCATCACTTGGTATACACCATCTTCCTTTGAATCTAAGGCTTCCATCCTCATGCAACTCAAATCTTGAGGGTTCTCCCCCTTTTAGTACTCCTTTCCACTCTTGGAATTTTACATCATTTGCTTGCCTTCCTCGGATTTCATCATACAACTCGGGTTCTAAGGtaaaatatcccattgtttctcCCTTCCGTATCACATGGATATCCATTTTCCTTAGCTCTTCCTTTAACTTTAACATGGATAAGGCGGTCCACAAGGAGTGCACcgacttcctactcaaggcatcgaccaccacattagctttcccttcatgatagatTATCTCCATATTATAGTCTCCAATAAGCTCGATCcatctcctttgtctcatgttcaactccttttggatGTAGATATATTTCAAGCTTTTGTGGTCGGTaaataccttaaaggttgctccatacAAGTAATGTCTCCAAATTTTCAAGGCAAAGACAACGGCTCCTAACTCTAGATCGTGGGTTTGGTAGTTCTCTTTATAGGTCTTCAATTGCCGTGATACATAGGCAATGACTCTACCATTTTGCATAAACACACGGCGTAGGCCATTCTTTCAAGCATCAATGTATACAtcaaaattctcactcccttccAGCAAGGATAGCACCGAGCCAGTGGTTAGGCGCTCCTTTAGGGTCAAGAAGGCCGTCTCACAACTCCCGTCCCATTTGAAAcggttctcttttctcatcaatgaTGTCAagggtctagcaatcttggagaagtcTTTCACAAATCGGCGATAATACCCGGCTAGGCCTAGGAAGCTTAGAATTTCCACTACATTCTTGGgtgccacccacttagacacggcTTCAATCTTGGTAGGATCCACGGCAACTCCTTCCCTTGATATTACATGACCTAGGAAAGCcaccttctccaaccaaaactcgcatTTACTAAGCTTTGCATAGAGTtggtgctccctcaaggtctgcaaaaTGATTCTTAGGTGCTCCTAGTGCTCTTCTTTGGTCTTGTAGAAGACCAAAATATCGTCAATTAACACCATCACGAATTTGTCCAAGTGCGGACTTAACACCCTATTCATGAGTTCTATAAAAGCGGTCAGGGCATttgttaacccaaatggcatcactacGAACTCATAATCCTCGCACCTTGATCTAAATGCGGTCTTTTGGATGTCCTCATCCTTTATTTTCAATTGGTGATAGCCCGATCGTAGGTCAATCTTCGAAAATACTGCGACTCCACTAAgttggtcaaacaaatcatcgatTCTTGGTAGAGGGTACGTATTCTTGATGGTGAAATTATTCAATTCCTcataatcgatgcataacctcaatgTCCTGTCCTTCTTATTTACAAAGATAACCGGTGCTCCCTATGGTGAAACACTCGGTCTAATGTAACCCTTATCCGCCAATTCCCAAAGTTGTTTCTTTTATTCTTCCAATTCTtttggacccatccggtacggggccttagagattggtcccgcaCCCGGCTTCAAGTCCACCTCGAGTTCTACTTCCCTTGGAGGAGGTAACCCGGGTAGCTCCTCCGAGAACACATCCTCAAAGTCTCTCACCACCGGTATATCTTCATATTGTGGTCCTTCCGCACTAGTGTCCCATATATGACACAAGAGCATAGGACAACCCTTCATCAAACATGTTTTAAAGGTCATTACTGAAACTAGCTTTACCTTTGGTTTGACTAAGTAACCTTTGTATGACACCCTAGCACCTTTGGGTCCTCTCAAGGCGATCTTCTTTTGGTAGCAATCTATATTGGCTTTGTGTCTACTTAGACAATCCATCCCTTGGATTACTTCAAACCCTTCTAGAGGAAACTCGAAGAGGTTTACCGGAAAGTTGGTCTCATGCACTATGACTGACACCTCTTTATATACTTTTGAACATAAGatagactctcccgaaggtaaggACACATCATCATTCGCTAGTTCTCCCTCCCCCAATCCTTGGGTCAACACAtaactcttagacacaaaagaataaGTAGCCCCCGAgtcaaataaaacaaaacaaggaTGAGAATTAATAAGGAATGTACCGGGGACAACAAGGGCATCCTCTTCGGAACTCTTCTTATCCATGGCAAATAGCTTGCTACTAGACTTGGGTTCACCTTGCACCGTGCTTGCCGATTGGGTTGGCCTACTTCCCGAAGCATTGCCTCCCGCGAAGCTTGTTGCTATAGATGGAGCTCCCCGATTAAAATTTCCCCGGTTGTTGCCACCATTTAAAGTGGAGTTAGCATTCCTCGGGTTGCTCCATGCCCCCAAACTCCGGTTGTTGGTCCCGCTTTGAGAAGGAGTGTAGTAGGAGTTTCTTGCCCAAACCTCTGGTTGGGCGTTTTGGGATGCTCGTGCACTCCATTTTCTTGTGGCAAAAGCCACCGCTATTATAGCACCGAAGTCCTCCTTCTTCACTCACAGCCTTTCCGCCGTAGTCGCCCGACTTCCGGTAGCCACTTGGGGGCGCTCCTCCCGAGTAGGATCTAGTTTGATTGAAATTAGTGTTCTTGGGTTGGTACCCACCACTTTCACTTACGAGTTTCCTCTTCTCCCCTGACCTTTACTTAGCCTCTTTGGTCATGCCGAGTAGCCTCTCCGTGTTCCCGACCCTCGCATAGACCTCTTTCACGCTTGACACATCTCCGGGTGGGAGCTTTTCTAGGATTTTGACGGTTAGTCGTCCTTAAAACTTGAGAGCCAAGTGTGATTGACTAAGATGAAAGTCCTCCACGTAGGTAGCTAGTTCATTGAAGCGGATATAATAGTCTTGTACCGTCATCACGTCGGTCATCACAAACCGATCGAACTCCGCCCGGAGCTTGCACCTTACATGTTCGGGGTTGAATTCATTTATCATTTCTACCTTGAAATCGGTCCATGGTATTGCGGTGTCGCCTATTTCCTCATAAAATTCTCTCATAGCGTGCCCCTCTTTTTACCACCATCCCCCCGCGATACCTCCCAAGTAGAAGGTGGCTTGCTCCACCTTGACTTATTCGGGGCACCTCACTACTTTGAAGACGTTCTCCATCTCCTTTATCCAGTCACTAAAGAGACAAGGCTCCCCAACCCCAAGGTACTTGGTGGGGCGGTGGCGCAAGATGGCGGTGCTCACGGCAGAGGCATCCATCGtcgcatctctctctctctctctctctctctctctctagtaACATTTCTAAGGGCCTCAGTGAGGGCCTCATTTTGAGCTATGATTCGCTCCATTTCCTCTTCAGATACACGGGATGGAGGTGAAGGAGTCCTCTGACGGGTTCTCGACATTATGTCTTTTCAATAAGCATAAGAAACGTCAATAAATGCTCTAAATTAGGAGGCAATTGGCATTGACCACTATGCAGGTCCAATCGATCGAGTGTGGAATATCACTCAGTGGAATGGTGAGCCCACTCGGTCGAGCAGTATCCCGCTTGTTCGAGTGTCTCGGCTTACAAAAAGTTTCCagaaccccccccccccaagtccactcggtcgagtagtccttTCACTTGGTCGAGTGACACATACTCGGTCGTGTTGAtctcccactcggtcgagtagtccaaTCACTTGGTCGAGTGACACACACTCGGTCGTGTGGATCTCCCACTCGGTCAAGTACCAAAACTTACAGGAGGTCCTAGGGGTCTGGAAATgtgtccacttggtcgagtggcaggggaactcggtcgagtgccttcttGTCGACCGAGTCCCTTTTTTCGACTTGACCAAGTGCGCATCTTATAGGTTATTTATCCATCCCAACTCACACAAGTCAACATATAATCCTATTTATATATTCCTAACGCATGTACGGGAAAAATAAGAGGCATTGACACGATATACAACTCACATACGATAGCAATTAATACGTATACTCACATCTATACATCCAACACATCTTTCATAATTGTGCTATCATCAACCATGTTATCACATAAGATATCACGAAGTATGTAACAAATCCAGAACACCAAACAAAGGATATGCAACAACCATATGCACTAAATACGCCCTAttgcacccccccccccccctcccgcACGTAGTGACCGACTTAAGTTAAGAGGACAATGGCAAAACCTTGTAACGTCTCCCAATCTTGTTAAAAGCTCTCTATGACTCAAACCGGGTTCATTTTTGATTGACTCACCCTAGTTCATTGGTTCATTGATTTAGGCTCCAAAaccgttgctctgataccactttgtaacacccccataggtCGGAACTCCTTCCACTAGGCATCCCCATTGTATGGAGGCATTACAATATAAATACGTTGTAGTTAGTTAAGATGATTATAAGTTTGAGGGATGCGAATACCCAACAAATAATACAACCCAATTGAAATAAGGAGTTTAATTGTCAAAAACCTAAGATAAACAAAAGTGGTGACGACTAATGAAGACTGCTCCCAAGAACTCGAATCTATCGTGCTAACCTGtcaacactgctccccatatgagcggaaatcaccatatggttcaccacagataattcaaaacccaagtgttagcttaaCGTTATAAATGTTCAATCCATGCAATACTAAGCTTACCTATTCATGTGACAATGTAAGGCAATGACCAACAAAGTATGATAATACATAATAGTCATCCTCCAACATACATCTCCACCAGCCGGTGATCGGGACATGCCCACGACGCCACTATCAAcacaaggtactcggaacacgtccctGGTACCGGGCAcgagtgcgactcgagtcccctgccagTCGTCGTGTctcaccacacgagtccctccataacccaagtactaaatgtgcacatctcccttggagtgggaagcttcaagggtgacttgagcggaagacggtttcccaaccgtcttcCGTGTCTAAAATCGTAACCAATGATCCACCAACATCCTCCATTGTCAACGAAACCATGAACAAACCAAACATGTTCAACCAACACAACTATGCAACCATATTAACACAACTAGTATAATCATGCTCAATTCTTCCCTAATTCAATTCTTCTCATTTAATCGCtctttaacatgttataatgcaatgtaaTCATCATTGTGAAAATTTACCATACTTATCTTCACCTAATTACCATAAAGTCATCTTATGTGATAAActctaattaccaaaacatgttataatgcgaCTATCATGAGACAAATGTAATTAATGCTAATAAATGCCCAATTAAACACCCATATCAtcatagctaagtagggaaaaccctacctcatgCTTATCTTCACAAATCCACAAACTACTCACTAGAAGGGCTCCTCAATGAAGATCCCTACACATATTAATTACTACAATCATTACTACAACCAATATAATAAATCTactaattaaactctttaattattcctcttaattctcataacctaattaattatgaGGTAGTATACTAGGATAATTAAGATTACAAAGATAAGGTTAGAGGAAGTGGATtataaatcgacttacaaacaagaTGGATGAACAAGGAGGCAAGGATTCTTCACTTGGATGCTAGGGTTTTTGAGAGGATTTGTTGGtggatattttagagagataatggGGAGTTTATAGAGTGGTAGGAATAGTGTTTTAGAAGGGTTTTAGGTGGAAACTCTAAAGAGATAAGGCACGAAAGCGACATCTCATCAAACAAACTTCCCGTGTAAGCTGTACTCgaccggcactcgatcgagtggtcggtccactcgatcgagtgggggttcCACTCGGTTTATTGGATGGTTACTCGGTCAAGTGACTATTTTTCCAGGCTTCCAGCGTAATGCCAGATTGTACTTGGTCAGTCTTTATAAATGCGAGGTATTACAGCTTCATTCTAAACAATTCCCAAAATACCATCACAATACATCCTACATTATTATACAATATAAAATCCCTGAATAACACCCACTAATTATCTATAATACATGTATTAaacactaattaattacccatattaaatcccccaaaagttagggttcaaGTAAGACAAAGGCGAAAGGTGGGATTTCGACTTACAATGGTAGATCGGGGATTAGGTGGCAGTTTTATTTTCAAATCCAAGCTCAAATGACATGGGAGAGGCTAGGAAGCATTCTAGAGAGAGGGGAGAGTGTTTGGGGTGTAGGAGAAGAAGAATGATAGAGGTATAAGGTTCGGATAAGATAGAATCCTAAAATAAGCTTTATCGGGTGTTGCACAGTGTCACTCGACCGTgtgaccggttcactcgaccaagtgccacttactcgatcgaatgtttgccttacttgaccgagttcCATCCACTTGATCCACTAGGAGTTATACTCGGTCTAGTGGAAGTCTTACTAGGTCTAGTATAGGTTCTACTTGGTCTAGTATATAGTCATCCTTTACTTCCGGTGGTCTCCCCAAGTCCGAGGGTcctctcacgcatcccaagaGTCCTTTGTGGGTCCCTAAATATCCAGGCATTACAAATACTTTGTTCACTAGAATAGTTTCAAGACACCCTTTTTAGTGTCATATTAGTATCCATTGTTCCATAagctaaggcctagtcaagggtttgcgtGTGAGTCACTTATCCAACCCTATGATGTGCTCAGCATATCATCAATGAGGGTGGATTTGGATCCTCTAGTAGGCTAGTGAGTGTGATACAAACTTTCTGGAATATGATGCTCAGTATATTCATATGCATATCCTTAATAAGATAACCAACATGAGAGTTTTTGCCACGATGGTCTATGCATTTAATGGTAGCACTGAGAGGGAGTCTCTCTGGACTAATCTGAGTAGATTGGCAAGTGATATACAAGGGACTTGGGCTATTGGAGGAGACTTCAACTGTGTCTTGACTGAGACTGAGAGAGTGGGGGAATCCTTTTCCAGGCAAGATGCAGAGCCTTTCAGGCATTGTTTGCACCAGTGTGAAGTGATTGATAGCCCAGCCATGGGAGCTATTTATACATGGAATAACAAACAATGCCCTGCTGATAGGGTTTATAGCAGACTTAATCAATTTCTGGTTAATCAAGATTAGCTCAATTCTTTCCCTTTCCTATATGCTCATTTCTTGCCCGAGGGCACATTTGATCATACTCCATGTTTGGTGCAGCTAACTATGCAAGATAATAAGAGGACCAGACCttttaaatactttaatatgtggagtCTTGCCCCTAATTTTAAGGAGATATTACATAATGGATGGCACTGTGATCCGAATGGAACTAAAATGTATGAGTTGGCTAAGAAATTGAATAATCTGAAGCATTGTCTGAAGACACTAAACAAAGAGCAGTTTTATGATATTGAGACTAATGCAGAGGTCACTCTTACTAAACTCAGCAAGATTCAGCAAGCTTTGGGAGTGAACCCTCAGGATCCACAATTGGTTCCGCAAGAATGTGAGATTAGAGAGAGCCACCAACATCTTGCTGAGGCACATTCTCAGTTCTTACAgcaaaaatcaaaaattaagTGGACTGTAGATGGGGATGCAAATACTTCTTTCTTTCATGGCATTTTGAAAACTAGAAGGAGACAGAATCAGATTGTCCAGATAGATGACCATCAGGGGAATGATCATGATGATAAGCAGGGTGTTCAGGAAAGCTTTATAAAATTCTATACTCAATTGCTTGGCTAGTCTAATAACACCACTATTGTCAGTCCCAGGGCAATGCAGCAAGGAAACAAATGTGATGAGAACCATAAGCAGATGTTGCTGTCACCTGTCACTAATGAGGAAATCAAAAAGACAATGTTCAGTATACCAAATGAAAAGGCCCCAGGTCCAGATGGTTATACAAGCTAGTTTTTTTAAACCAGCTGGGACATTATTGGAAGAGATGTCTGTGATGCAGTCCATGAATTCTTTAGGAATGGTAAGTTAATGAAACAGTTGAATGCTACTAATGTTACCCTAATTCCTAAAGTGCACATCCTACTACTGTTATGCAATTTTGGCCAATAGCATGCTGTAATGTGGTTTATAAATGCATATCAAAATTACTGTGTGCAAGATTGGCCTTGGTCCTCCCTCACCTGACTTCTGTAACGCAAGGTGGCTTTATCCAAGGTAGACGTATAATGGAGAACATACTAATTTGTCAGGACTTGGTCAAACTCTATGGTAGGAAGAGTGCTTCACCTAGGTGTCTATTCAAACTAGACCTTCTGAAGGCCTATGATTCAGTGGAATGGAGATTTTTATTTCAGATGCTACATGGACTGAATTTCCCAAGTGCCTTCACTAATCCCATTAAGGAATGTGTTACTACTACAACTTATACTCTAAATCTTAATGGAGATAGTTTTGGCTGGTTTAAGGGACATAGGATTTTGAGACAAGGAGATCATTTGTCCTCTCTACTGTTCACCATATGCATGGAATATCTAACAAGATTACTGGCCTACACCACTTCTACAATGAATTTCAAGTTCCATCCTTTGTGCAAATCTATGAAATTGAGCAGTCTAATGTTTGTTGATGATCTTTTGTTGTTCTCTAAAGGTGATGTTGAGTCCATTATGATTTTACTGCGTACTTTCTCTACTTTTTCTCAAGCATCAGGACTAAATATGAGCAAGGGCAAAtcaaatgtgtattttaatggaGTGATTACTGAGATCAGAAAGGAAATAGTTCAGGTCTCTGGATGTATTGAGGGTCAACTACCCTTCAAGTATCTTGGTGTCCCCATCATCCCATCTAAATTATCAATCAAAGATTGCCAGCCTCTGATtgataaggttttggaaagaaTAAGAATGTTAGGGACCAAGAAGCTGTCTTACGCAGGGAGACTGGTGTTGATAAAGGCTGTGTGCAAGAACTTCCTGTGGCATGGAGGGACTGAGTATACCAGAACCCCAATAGTGGCATGGTCTAAAATCTGCAATGTTCAGAAGGAGGGGGGGCTTGGACTAAGAGATGAATGCATTTGGAACAAGGCAGCAATAGGGAAGCTGGTGTGGTGAGTGCAGGCTCATCCATCCAAACTTTGGGTGCTATGGGTACACAATgtctcactactacaaataccgATAAAGAGGATGGTTCAAAACCGTCCTTAATTCTGAAACGAACCGTCTTTAATTCACCCGTCCTCGTTGCCTAAGAGGACGGTTAACGTAAAGTCAAACCGTCTTCTTTGGTTGTTAAAAGAAGGACGGTTGTGTATTTGAACCGTCTTCTTTTTATTTACAATGAGGACGGGTGCGCGTCTCAAACGTCTTGTTTTGGATACATGGCGCGCGTAATTTTTGTGCCAACTTCATGACACTTTGTCAAGGAACCGTCTTctacacattttttttttttaaatcaattTTGCGCGAATTTATGAATTTAGCCTGGACAACATTGGCACACATCCATACATCCATACTTTTTGATAACCATATTTTTGAAAAGGAAACTGACTCATTCATAACCTATACGACAATAGTCGAATAGCTTAAATATTATTTCCGGATACATTTCAGAAAATCCAGCAAATCTTACAATTATACTCTAAAATCCAACAAACCAAATAAGTTAGAACCTCCAAAATACAAGCTATCGACAATTGATTTTTGAGCACAATCATAACACGAGTTTCTCCATCTACACCATCACATAAACTATCTGATCTAGGTAATATCCAAGCGTTCAGCACTTCAGTCTAAATACTTTAGATGTTTCCATCAAATACTTGCGCCTTAAACTCCAATGCATATTTAGCCCAAATTTCCTGCACCTCGTCAATCTGCTCAATCGAGTACGTCTTTGGAGTTTTAATCATGAACTACATACAAAGTAACCAAAAACCACAATTATAATTATTTACATACCAACACGTGTAATTTATATAAAATGAAGCAAATATTGaaagaaaataaacaaatgaaaagACGGGGATATTTCTTTGAATGCTTACTGAAGTTATGGGAAAGAAACAAAATTATCCTTTTTCCCTCTGTCCAAATTTAAATCCTTCAAAAATAGAAAAGATAGAAGCAAAATCATGCAACTTTCTCCCTCCCTTCCCCATCTCTCTTGCTACAGCATTCATTCAATCAAACATTTAAATGCAAGAATATGGCTATGAAGTCATGTTAGAGTGATAGACCTTTCTGATTGTACTACCTTTGCGATCAGTCAGTGGGCATAAAGCAGTCAGGAGTACTCACACTTAACTATTATAGTTACAGGTCGCTGAAAAGTTtactactaataataaacaaAATAGATTTGGAACACattaattactcgtatcattggACCTTTCTACAGCCCATCATGGTTAACCTGACCTATTAACCATTCTTGTCGAGGGTAGGCCCTCAGACAAGGTAAACAGCAGACCAAACAGTAGAGTAGGTCAACTTCTACTATTTTTTTGACAAGTAACCAAGTCAATTAAAAACTCGTTCAAGAAAATGACCAAATTTTTAAAGAAAATGATGATCCTGTACCTGTTTTTAATAGAACCGGTCATGGCCATAAAAGCATGTTCTACATTAGTAGCATCCTTAGCACTAGTCTCCATAAAAGGTATGCCTATCTCATCAGCAAAAGCCTGAATAAACCACAAAGTTTAGAACAATCAGTTTTCATCCCTATACGTAATGTGTAAATTGAGCACGAAAAAGTTCCGTCAAGTACCTTAGCAGTTTCAAATCGCATAGCTCTATTGTTTCCAATCAGTTTTCATCCCTATACGTTGTCACTAGCATAACGATCAATTTCATTGAGCCACTGTTTCACATTGTTGAGAACTCTCCATATCTGTCACATCATAAACAACCTAAGGTGCAAAAGAAAAATTTACGTTAGGAGCTCAAATTACCTTGAGAATTGTCCAACTGAAAAGGGCTAAAATAAAAACATAGACAAAACACAATCAGTAGCTGAATCACTCACAATAATTCCATGTGCCCCACAATAATAGCTGCTTGTGATAGTCCTGAAATGCTCTTGTCCAGCAGTGTCCCACTGAAGCGGAGTTACAGAAAGTACATTAGTTTAGAGTGAGATCAATATGCCATGTTAATAAGCACTCATTATGGAAGGTATTACAGTATACAGATGGAAGAGAATCTTACAATTTGAAGTTTGATAGTctttccttcttgctccacagtGCAAATTTTCTACAATAATTAATATAAGAATACGAGAATCAAGCTGGCAGGCAACAGAAAAAGTTCTCTCAATGTTCAAACACTTGCCCCAATGGTGCTAATGTAACTCTCCAAATACGAGTCATCCTGCCCTATTTCCACTCCTTTTGTTCTACTCTTCTTCATAGCTTCTTAGCctgagaaaaagaaaagcaagaaTGAAATTTGAGAAACTGAAATCACAACATCAATAACTCATCAGTAGAAAACAGTTCTATCATAACACACGTTCGTCTTAAGCTTACAATGTGAACAACAATTGAAAAAGAATTCTTGTAAATATCACTTGTTGATCCTCTTTATCTCTTCCTCTCTTCCTCCCCTCCTCCCCTACAATATTATACTTGTAGATTATCGATTAAAATACCAAATATAATGGTCATAGATCCAAGATTGGATAAATCGATTTCCATATCCATGCTCTCAACATCCAAAGCCTAGTTTATTATAGTGATGCAATTCAGTATGATACAAAAAGATTAGTCAGAGTATAAGAATATAAAGATAGCTATTATATCAGCTAAATAAACAATCAAAAGatagctacacaatgtataacaaACATACTTCTTGCTAGAATGAAACCAGTCCATTCTATACAAATTTAACCTCAAAATCCAATTACCCAGGAACCCCCATATGTTGCAAAACCTAACTTGCTCAACCCTCAATTTTACATCAAAGATTCAAATACCGGATATTATAACAACGAAATAAGTGTAATTTAAGTAAATAAGACTATTTTTAACCttaaaacaacaacaattaataatAAAAATTGCATTAAAACAATCTTACAAGTCTTTTAACCTGTTTGTAGAAGATGGCACACAATAAAGTTAAAGGATAATCCAACAAAATTTTGACCAAATAACAAAAATCCCCCAATATTAGAAACCCTAACTtacttaatctcaattttaacaTCAAGTAATCAATTATCCCAACATTTTAACAACATAAGAAGTGTAATTCAAGTATGTAAGACTAATttaaatctcaaacaacaaataATTAAC
The Silene latifolia isolate original U9 population chromosome 11, ASM4854445v1, whole genome shotgun sequence genome window above contains:
- the LOC141614053 gene encoding uncharacterized protein LOC141614053 — encoded protein: MVYAFNGSTERESLWTNLSRLASDIQGTWAIGGDFNCVLTETERVGESFSRQDAEPFRHCLHQCEVIDSPAMGAIYTWNNKQCPADRVYSRLNQFLLTMQDNKRTRPFKYFNMWSLAPNFKEILHNGWHCDPNGTKMYELAKKLNNLKHCLKTLNKEQFYDIETNAEVTLTKLSKIQQALGVNPQDPQLVPQECEIRESHQHLAEAHSQFLQQKSKIKWTVDGDANTSFFHGILKTRRRQNQIVQIDDHQGNDHDDKQGVQESFIKFYTQLLG